AGCGGCAAGACATTGCGCAACGGGCCAGAGAGCAAGTTGCCGCGATGGAAGTCCAATACCCTCGCCTAAAAGACTCCTACTTCCTCGACGAATGGGATGATGCGCTCATTGAGCGGCTCGTGACGGAGTTTGCGGAAACTCCCTGCCCGGCCCTGCAGTCGGACGAGAGCTGCGGCATCTACGAGTCCCGCCCGCTCACGTGTCGAACGATGGGGCTGCCGACTGAAGAACAAGGTCTGGTGCAGGGCGCCTGTGAGATTCAAACGTTTGTCCCAGCCAGACGGCTTTCCTCAGCCATCCGTGAACAGGAACAACTGCTTGCTCGTCAAGAGGCGATCGCATTGGAGCAGCTTCGTCAGCAGCGCCGAATCGAGGGGGAAGAACTTCTCGTGACCTACGGATTCGTGTAGATAAACCTGTGAGTCTCATCTGGGATCTGGGCAGCCACCTAGACACCGCTCAAAACGCTGTGTTAAGGTGAGCCTCCTTGCTTGCGGGAGCGCCTGTAGCTCAGTGGATAGAGCATCAGCCTCCGGAGCTGAGGGCCACAGGTTCAAATCCTGTCAGGCGCGCCACCAGCAAGCAGCAAGGAAGAGAGACCGCACAGAGATCTCCTCGGCGAACACACCTAGGTGGGCCGTTAGCTCAGTTGGTAGAGCAGCTGACTCTTAATCAGCGGGCCGTAGGTTCGACCCCTACACGGCCCACCAAATTTCTTCACCACTTACATTGCACCCGCGAGCACAGCACTGGCCAACTGTGACTGAGTTGTGACTGACAGTCGGTCCACTGCCCACCGCAAACTCTCCGGGCTATGGTGCGCATAGCGCTGCGTCATGATCGGCGATTTGTGCCCCAGTAGCCGCTGGATCGTGTACAAATCCACCCCTTGCTGAGCGAGGCGCGTGGCGAACGTGTGCCGCAAATCGTGGAAATGAAACCCCACGACTCCCGCCTTCTTCAACGCGAGACGAAACGCCCGCCGCACATGTCCGCTCTCCAACGGGGTGAAGACCTTGCTGAAGAACACACGATCCGTCTGTACGGAACGGACCTTCGCCTTGCCCGTCAGGACACCCAGTACCGTCTCATTGAGAGGGATCGTCCGTCGCTCACCATTCTTGGACCGAAACACGGTCACGGTCCGACGAGCGACATCTACTCCACGCCAGGTGAGTTCCAAAATCTCTCCCATGCGCATTCCCGTCCCGAGGGCAACGGTCACCAACTCCCGCAGCCACGATGCACAGTGCTTGGTCAACTCCAGCTCCTCATCCTTCAACAGCCAGCGGTCTCGCTGATTGTGCTCCCGTTCCATCGCGACCCGGCTCACCGGATTGTCTCGGCACCACTCCCACTCCCGGATCGCCAGGTTGAAGGCCTTCTTCATGCACGCGAGCTCCCGATTGAGGCTGGCCGGCTTCAGCCCTTCCCGATAGCGACCTTGCTTGTACTGACTCACCACGCTCGGCGTGATGTCGGCCAACCTGTACGGTCCCAACGCGTCCACGAGGCGCTTGATGAATCCTCGGTAGGTCCGCTGACTGGCCAGCTTGACCACGTGCTCCGCTTCAAACCGTTCCATCATCTCCGCGAAGGTCCGCTCCTTCTCTTCCCTCACCTCAAAAAACGGCCCTCGATGAGACGGGTTCGAACTTTTCCGAGAATGGCTTCTGCCAGGCGACGGTCATGGGTGCCTGTTGACTCCCGAATCCGCTGACCCTGCTGAGTTATGCTGATCCACCAGATCTGTCCACGCTTAAAGAGCCCCATCCCGTTCCTCCTTCCTGATGGAGCCTGCTTTGGATCTGGTCTCCCCGTGAGCCCCATTATGGTCCGCTCCGCGCAGCCGGGCAATGTAGCCCTTCAAATCCCCTATGACTCTGCCACCCACCTGACGCGCCTTCATGCTCGCCATCTTTTTCCGGTTCCCCTCGACCCATGCATCAATGTCTTCTCGAGCGAACCGCACGAGGCCATTCAAACGCACACAGGGAATCTTTCCCTGAGCTACCCACGCATAGAGAGTGGAAGGCTTGATTTGCAGGTGTTGCGCCACATCCTTGATCGTGAGCAGCATTCGTCACAGACCCCATGCGCCGTACAGGCTGCCAGGTATCGCGAGACCCCATCGAGTCGGCGTGCCATGCACGGCCCTAATCCGACCAGGGAGTTGTTCCGCCTCGTCTCGATCTGTACTGTAAGACGAGTGGTGAACGTGGGCTAGGCGCAGTCACTAGGTAAAAATGTCGCGATGCCGAGCATTTTTACCCACGGGAGCCTCTCGATGCCGCAGCGCTGGGACTGCTATCTTCCTGATGTGCCACGTGATGAGCTGAATAACCTGGTCCGCCAATGGCCGGTGGCCGAGCCGTCTGCTCCTGACTGGGTTCACCGGGTGCTTGAAACGGGAGCGCAGTGTCGGTTGGCGTTTGCCTTCATTCTCGATGCGGCAGACCCGCTGCCGTCATTCGGATTTCCCCCTGAGGCCATCATCAGTGAGACCGAGTACAGCGTGCGACGAGGACGCCCACGGACGGCGCGCTGGGCCTTCTGGGCCGCTTATGTGCTCTGCGAAGAACTCAACCTGCAGGGGCACCGTCCTTCGATGAAGGAACTGGCGAAGTTGATCAGCATCTTGTTAGGGCGCGCGACGCCGCCGAGCGAAGTCAGGAAAATCTTGAAGACCCTCCGACGCGAAGCGGCCCAACGGGCCACAGCCTCGGCGCAATGGCTGCTCTCAAATAAACTCCAACAGCATCGTAGTCACAAGGACTTCAGAGTATGGCTCCAAAACCGGTACAGCGAGGGGCTTGAACCTACCACAGAGTTCCCGCCCATCATTGAGCATGGGCAGGTGAGCACGGCGTGGCTGGATACTGTTGGGAAAACCCGGCGGGCGATCCTCACCCGCGTCGGACGATCTGGGCCCTTGGCGGGAGCCAGTCCATTGGTGTGGCTGGCCTCGTCCAGTCGCCTCGTCTCTCGATTTCCCCTCGGAGGCGATCTGGGGATCGGCGGCCGAGTTCACCTCGGGAAAGCATTGGAGGTGCCCACGCCCCATCGGCCCTTCGAAGGAGGAACAACCTCGATCTCATTTCCCCGGCACTGGTTCGAGAATCCGCCCACTGCTGCCGTGTTGTATGCGGTGCCAGCGTATTGGCACCCGTGGTTCGAGTTGTTCTGTGCTAGGCCCAGAACGCTGAGCCCTTCATAGGACTAACACCGCCAGCGTGTGGGTCTCCGGAAGAATTCATCTCAGGAGACATTATTGACAGAGGTGCAAGGCGAGGATGAAGACGACGAAACATGCCACCCTCCTGTTGGTCAAGACACGCGGCGGGGTGCGGGCGCAAGATCTTGTGCGGGAGTTTCGGTATTCCTCCGCCACAGCCCGCTCCTACATGTCCCACCTGGTGCGGCAGGGTTTGCTCCAACGGATGGGAGGGGGCTACGCCTTAACCGACAAAGGGCGAGCCCGGCTTGCGTTCTTTTCGGTGATGGGGTGCGACCACGCCCAGTGTCCCCTGTGTGAGGGGAAGTTGGGCTCGTTCACCTGTCCGCGCTGCGGGTATCGGCTGCCACGAGACAAGGCCCGCCTGCGGCCCGCCCGTGACTTTCTCCTTGTCTGGCGCCCAGCTGGCGTCCATTGCTCCATCTGCTTGAGCCAAATCTTGACCGAGCAGCAGGCCCGAGCCATGGGCGTCACGGAGGAAGTCCCATGAAAGGCTGGAGGATTCAACCGCTCGGCTGGTTTGTGTTGATCCTTCTCGTCACTCTGGCAGTCTACTACCTGGTGGAGCGCTTCCGACACAAGCGCGCAGGTGAAGCGTGAGCTCGGACTGAGCAGCTTCATCATTCCCTCCTTCGTCCCCTCTAAAATTCTCCCGCATCGAACCTTTTCCCGCTGAATTATTTTCCCGGTGCATCATTCTTGAGTCATCCTCTGGAATTGTGCTCCAGTGGTTGGCGTTAAAGTCGGCGAATCCCCAGCGATCGGATCGTTTCCACCTGTTGTGGAGATGGCTAAGCAAGCTTACGCGGATTTACTCGGTCTTACGCAGCGTGCTAGCTTACTCGGCAGGGAGAGCCCTCAACCAAGCTGGGAACGGGGACTGTCTTCTCAGGTTCAAAAACACTGATTTGTTCCTGTGTCAATCCCTCTGGAATTCAAGGAATCCGCACTGCCCAAATTACGTGACCAAAAACAAATGTTTTAGTCAGAGTAAGAACGAAGAACCGGATCACACGATACCATATTTCACCCTCTCAGAGGAGCCAACAATCTCATGA
This DNA window, taken from Nitrospiraceae bacterium, encodes the following:
- a CDS encoding YkgJ family cysteine cluster protein, which translates into the protein MLDREEIRRGLEHLPAPQRQDIAQRAREQVAAMEVQYPRLKDSYFLDEWDDALIERLVTEFAETPCPALQSDESCGIYESRPLTCRTMGLPTEEQGLVQGACEIQTFVPARRLSSAIREQEQLLARQEAIALEQLRQQRRIEGEELLVTYGFV
- a CDS encoding helix-turn-helix domain-containing protein, whose protein sequence is MLLTIKDVAQHLQIKPSTLYAWVAQGKIPCVRLNGLVRFAREDIDAWVEGNRKKMASMKARQVGGRVIGDLKGYIARLRGADHNGAHGETRSKAGSIRKEERDGAL
- a CDS encoding DeoR family transcriptional regulator; this translates as MKTTKHATLLLVKTRGGVRAQDLVREFRYSSATARSYMSHLVRQGLLQRMGGGYALTDKGRARLAFFSVMGCDHAQCPLCEGKLGSFTCPRCGYRLPRDKARLRPARDFLLVWRPAGVHCSICLSQILTEQQARAMGVTEEVP
- a CDS encoding site-specific integrase; protein product: MMERFEAEHVVKLASQRTYRGFIKRLVDALGPYRLADITPSVVSQYKQGRYREGLKPASLNRELACMKKAFNLAIREWEWCRDNPVSRVAMEREHNQRDRWLLKDEELELTKHCASWLRELVTVALGTGMRMGEILELTWRGVDVARRTVTVFRSKNGERRTIPLNETVLGVLTGKAKVRSVQTDRVFFSKVFTPLESGHVRRAFRLALKKAGVVGFHFHDLRHTFATRLAQQGVDLYTIQRLLGHKSPIMTQRYAHHSPESLRWAVDRLSVTTQSQLASAVLAGAM